A genomic stretch from Pseudomonas sp. MUP55 includes:
- a CDS encoding integrase produces MLRNRWDEAREKAAIKASADGDSALAVLIRQFQFKDIRPKAASEIELTHASRLLGHSAEDITKKFIGELGK; encoded by the coding sequence ATGCTTCGCAATAGGTGGGACGAAGCCCGCGAGAAGGCCGCGATCAAAGCCAGCGCCGACGGTGACTCTGCCCTGGCAGTGCTGATCCGTCAATTCCAGTTCAAGGACATACGCCCCAAAGCGGCCAGTGAGATCGAATTGACTCACGCCAGCCGCCTGCTTGGTCACTCCGCGGAAGATATTACTAAAAAGTTTATCGGCGAGTTGGGGAAATAG
- a CDS encoding tyrosine-type recombinase/integrase — translation MLSRHGLVRIAIPYLTGQRPADVLKVATTDLSNGFVGVRQGKGGKLLRIRLDDAGEQSALSLFLDKLVERRSLNGIKTSTLITNASGLRMSQQMLRNRWDEAREKAAIKAGADGDPALAVLIRQFQFKDIRPKAASEIELAHASRLLGHSTEEMTKKVYRRVGEIVNPTK, via the coding sequence ATGCTTAGTCGCCACGGCCTTGTGCGAATTGCGATCCCCTACCTGACCGGCCAGCGCCCTGCCGATGTGCTGAAGGTGGCAACTACCGATCTGTCCAACGGCTTCGTAGGGGTTCGCCAGGGCAAGGGCGGCAAGCTTCTGCGTATTCGCCTGGACGATGCCGGCGAACAATCAGCGCTTAGTCTATTCCTAGACAAGCTAGTCGAACGCAGATCGTTAAATGGGATTAAGACCTCAACGCTTATCACGAACGCGTCCGGCCTTCGGATGAGCCAGCAGATGCTACGCAACCGCTGGGATGAAGCCCGGGAGAAAGCGGCCATCAAGGCCGGTGCCGACGGCGATCCCGCCCTGGCTGTACTAATCCGTCAGTTTCAGTTCAAAGACATCCGCCCTAAAGCCGCAAGCGAGATAGAACTAGCGCATGCAAGTCGGCTGCTCGGCCACTCCACTGAGGAGATGACAAAGAAGGTCTATCGGCGCGTCGGTGAGATCGTTAACCCCACGAAGTAA
- a CDS encoding DUF4238 domain-containing protein, which yields MAANKKHHFVPRLYLKNFSSNDKTINLFNLSRDIVIREGKLKSQCYRDYLYGVDDGLEKALGIIEGEAAKLFRRIRRELKPPRFESADYANFLTFVIYQRNRTLYAARSINEMLVAMAQKYVSYRPDVPEDIFDKVSITVNDPVIHALNAANHSLHFAMDLSCKLLLAKKGAEFITSDNPVVFYNQALEACHTHNGIGTAAKGLQIFFPICPGITILFYDASVYKVGARRELSVQVTEQSDMDQINTLTLANAEENIYFLTCDRINLREIKKGKRFRVKNTGKLHTLPGKRTENENSDILIHQGIRPKTGLRLSFLKELTTAIELRNLVNTGYLRHPGLLRDPVLVEWDERWQESVEAGNKQNFFEYMASQ from the coding sequence ATGGCTGCCAATAAAAAACATCATTTTGTTCCGAGGTTATACCTTAAAAACTTTTCTTCTAATGATAAGACAATAAATCTGTTTAATTTGAGCAGAGATATTGTTATTCGTGAGGGAAAGCTGAAGTCACAATGCTATCGCGATTATCTTTATGGTGTAGATGACGGATTGGAAAAAGCCCTTGGAATAATTGAAGGTGAAGCAGCTAAATTATTCCGTAGAATTCGGAGAGAGCTTAAACCACCTCGATTTGAAAGCGCTGATTACGCGAACTTTTTAACGTTCGTGATCTATCAGCGCAATCGAACTCTCTATGCTGCTCGCTCTATCAATGAGATGCTCGTAGCGATGGCGCAAAAATATGTTTCATATCGACCTGATGTTCCAGAAGATATTTTTGACAAGGTTTCGATCACAGTAAATGACCCTGTAATTCATGCATTGAACGCAGCAAACCATTCTCTACATTTTGCTATGGACTTATCATGTAAATTGCTTCTCGCGAAAAAAGGTGCAGAATTTATAACATCTGATAATCCAGTTGTATTCTACAATCAAGCTCTAGAAGCATGCCACACGCACAATGGAATAGGCACAGCAGCTAAAGGATTACAAATTTTTTTCCCGATTTGTCCAGGAATTACGATTCTATTCTATGATGCAAGCGTCTATAAAGTTGGGGCACGACGAGAACTGTCGGTCCAAGTTACAGAGCAGAGTGACATGGATCAGATCAATACTCTGACGCTAGCAAATGCCGAAGAAAATATTTATTTTCTCACATGTGACCGGATTAATTTAAGAGAAATAAAGAAAGGAAAAAGATTTCGCGTTAAAAACACTGGCAAGCTTCATACTTTACCCGGAAAAAGAACCGAGAATGAAAACTCCGATATACTCATACATCAAGGAATACGACCAAAAACCGGGCTTCGGCTTTCTTTCTTGAAAGAACTTACAACCGCCATTGAATTAAGGAATTTAGTTAATACTGGTTACCTTCGCCACCCTGGCTTGCTCCGCGACCCAGTATTGGTCGAGTGGGATGAGCGATGGCAGGAGAGCGTTGAAGCCGGTAACAAACAAAACTTTTTTGAATATATGGCTTCTCAGTGA
- a CDS encoding GlxA family transcriptional regulator — protein sequence MKGKNLRYLNDDLPQPAAATRIGFLLLEHFSLPAFTQTLDTLVTANLLRPELFASRTFGWDEGEVISDLGLVIRPDASLELAALPTLDLLVICGGFRTELKASEDFIHILRAAAEQGIGLAGLWNGSWFLGRAGLLQGYRCAIHPEHRPALAEVSKAAEVTSEPFVIDRDRLTASSPSGAFHMALDWIKSLHGKALVEGIEDILAFEESRYRRIKPTENVCVSAPLREVVKLMDANLEEPLELDQLAVYAGRSRRQLERLFKEQLGTTPQRYYMELRVTEARRLLQHTELSQVDVLVACGFVSPSHFSKCYSAYFGYRPSREKRLVK from the coding sequence ATGAAGGGCAAGAACCTGCGCTACCTCAATGACGATCTCCCGCAGCCGGCCGCGGCCACCCGCATCGGCTTCCTGCTGCTCGAACACTTTTCGCTGCCTGCCTTCACCCAGACCCTCGACACCCTGGTCACCGCCAATCTTCTGCGTCCCGAGCTGTTCGCGTCACGCACGTTCGGTTGGGACGAGGGTGAGGTGATCAGCGATCTGGGTCTGGTCATCCGCCCCGATGCCAGCCTTGAACTGGCAGCGTTGCCGACGTTGGACTTGCTGGTGATCTGCGGCGGATTCCGCACCGAGCTCAAGGCCAGTGAAGACTTCATCCACATCTTGCGCGCTGCTGCCGAACAGGGCATCGGGCTTGCCGGCCTGTGGAACGGCTCGTGGTTTCTTGGCCGTGCCGGGTTGCTGCAAGGTTATCGCTGCGCCATCCACCCGGAACATCGCCCGGCGCTGGCGGAAGTGTCCAAGGCCGCCGAAGTGACCAGCGAGCCCTTCGTAATCGACCGCGACCGCCTGACCGCTTCCAGCCCCTCGGGCGCCTTCCATATGGCCCTGGACTGGATCAAGAGCCTGCACGGCAAGGCATTGGTTGAGGGCATCGAAGACATCCTGGCCTTCGAAGAGTCGCGCTACCGGCGTATCAAACCGACCGAAAACGTCTGCGTCAGCGCGCCGCTGCGCGAAGTGGTCAAGTTGATGGACGCCAACCTCGAAGAGCCCCTGGAGCTCGACCAACTCGCCGTCTACGCCGGCCGTTCCCGCCGCCAGCTGGAGCGCTTGTTCAAGGAACAACTGGGCACCACGCCGCAACGCTATTACATGGAGTTGCGCGTGACTGAAGCGCGGCGCCTGTTGCAGCACACCGAGCTGTCCCAGGTGGACGTGCTGGTGGCGTGCGGGTTCGTGTCGCCGAGTCATTTCAGCAAGTGTTACAGCGCGTATTTCGGATATCGCCCCTCCAGGGAGAAGCGGTTGGTCAAGTAG
- a CDS encoding alpha/beta hydrolase, producing the protein MRTGMMLAGIGATLALLSASPAQSAPLPVSAGQNGISVLVQGTGTDIILIPGFASSYEVWADLASRLRQNHRLHLVQVAGFAGSPAVSNPGGQVVAPTVEAIAEYIRSQRIEAPVIIGHSLGGEVALMLGARHPDQVGRLMIVDAMPFYTLLFDSSATSETATPHASAMHDAMLAATPEQAEAMQQASIARLAKTEAVRPGLVAAGMNSDRKTMADAMYELMVTDLRPELGRIKVPVQVVYAYDPLYGVEASHIDAMFRDAYASTPDVSFRRIDDSFHFIMLDQPELFADAVITFINH; encoded by the coding sequence ATGCGCACAGGAATGATGCTTGCCGGGATTGGCGCCACCCTGGCGCTGTTGTCTGCATCACCAGCCCAGTCTGCGCCTCTGCCAGTCAGTGCCGGTCAGAATGGTATCTCGGTGCTGGTACAAGGCACGGGCACAGATATTATCCTGATCCCAGGATTTGCCTCGTCCTACGAAGTCTGGGCCGATTTGGCCTCCAGATTACGGCAGAACCACCGTCTGCATCTTGTACAGGTCGCGGGTTTTGCCGGATCGCCTGCTGTAAGCAATCCAGGCGGTCAAGTAGTCGCACCGACGGTCGAGGCCATCGCCGAATACATCCGCAGCCAGCGCATCGAGGCCCCGGTGATCATCGGTCATTCGTTGGGGGGTGAAGTGGCACTGATGCTGGGTGCTCGTCATCCTGATCAAGTAGGGCGCCTGATGATTGTCGATGCGATGCCCTTTTATACCTTGCTGTTTGACTCTTCAGCGACCAGTGAAACGGCGACGCCGCATGCTTCTGCGATGCATGATGCGATGTTGGCGGCAACGCCTGAGCAGGCAGAAGCCATGCAACAGGCCTCTATCGCCCGTCTCGCCAAAACTGAAGCGGTAAGGCCAGGTTTGGTTGCTGCGGGGATGAACTCTGACCGAAAGACGATGGCCGATGCCATGTACGAGCTGATGGTCACGGACCTGCGGCCTGAGCTTGGGCGCATAAAGGTGCCTGTGCAGGTCGTCTACGCCTACGACCCGCTTTATGGCGTAGAGGCGTCCCACATAGATGCAATGTTCCGTGATGCCTATGCCTCGACACCGGACGTCAGCTTCAGGCGAATTGACGATAGTTTTCACTTCATCATGCTGGATCAGCCGGAACTGTTCGCTGATGCCGTCATCACGTTCATCAACCACTGA
- a CDS encoding lysis system i-spanin subunit Rz: MRLFDLIPAQFRIAAISLLLVVVVAGSAALAWTAQDWRYGSVLERQARLQADTLNEISKASAALQRTEQDKRRALELRLQNKDETHYKELTDEQIKQARLRDRLATADLRLSVVLSATETTGSCSVPTTTATGRVVHGPTRAQLDPAHAQRIIGITDAGDRGLIALRACQAYAKEVSTQK, translated from the coding sequence ATGCGTCTCTTCGATCTGATCCCCGCGCAGTTCCGTATCGCCGCTATCAGCTTGCTGTTAGTGGTGGTGGTCGCAGGATCTGCAGCATTGGCCTGGACTGCTCAGGACTGGCGTTATGGCAGCGTGCTGGAGCGGCAAGCCCGCCTGCAGGCGGACACCCTCAACGAAATATCCAAAGCGTCTGCTGCTCTGCAGCGTACCGAGCAGGACAAGCGCCGTGCCCTGGAGCTCCGCCTGCAGAACAAAGACGAAACCCACTACAAGGAATTGACCGATGAGCAAATCAAGCAGGCTCGTCTGCGTGATCGCCTGGCTACTGCTGATCTGCGGCTGTCAGTCGTACTCTCCGCCACCGAAACCACCGGCAGCTGTTCAGTGCCAACCACCACCGCCACCGGCCGCGTGGTTCATGGCCCCACAAGAGCCCAACTTGACCCAGCGCATGCTCAACGAATTATCGGAATCACCGATGCCGGCGACCGAGGATTGATCGCCCTGCGGGCCTGTCAGGCTTACGCAAAAGAAGTTTCTACACAGAAGTGA
- the mug gene encoding G/U mismatch-specific DNA glycosylase, producing MSEGLEDILAEQLAVVFCGINPGMTAAAQGHHFAGRGNRFWRTLHLAGFTPGQVPAQCDRTILEYRCGLTAVVERPTARADQLSRQEFSAAAAAFEQKIARYAPRYVAFLGKAAYSALSGQRNVEWGPQARTFGNAAVWILPNPSGRNLAFSLEQLVVAYQQLKQVAIGPAPALNPPPFV from the coding sequence GTGAGTGAGGGGCTTGAAGACATATTGGCCGAACAGTTGGCGGTGGTTTTTTGCGGAATCAACCCCGGCATGACCGCTGCCGCCCAAGGGCATCACTTTGCGGGCCGAGGCAATCGCTTCTGGCGCACGCTGCATCTGGCCGGGTTCACGCCCGGGCAGGTGCCTGCGCAATGTGATCGGACGATTCTTGAATACCGGTGCGGGTTGACCGCCGTGGTCGAGCGGCCGACGGCCCGCGCCGATCAGTTGTCCAGGCAGGAGTTCAGCGCAGCGGCAGCGGCTTTCGAACAGAAGATCGCTCGTTATGCACCGCGTTATGTAGCGTTCCTCGGCAAGGCGGCTTACTCGGCGTTATCCGGGCAGCGCAACGTGGAGTGGGGGCCTCAGGCCAGAACGTTCGGCAATGCCGCGGTGTGGATCTTGCCCAATCCCAGTGGGCGAAACCTGGCGTTCAGCCTGGAACAATTGGTGGTTGCCTACCAACAGCTCAAACAGGTCGCGATCGGTCCTGCCCCAGCCTTGAACCCACCACCATTCGTCTAG
- a CDS encoding Cthe_2314 family HEPN domain-containing protein, producing MAKEDGVSFSEEDLAAVLGNAVSHVANEMLVLAQYERLQEGLFPYLWPAIDNGEFDLRMNRVVRHMGGPPEAHLVRKDEIAPLADKYPESSMAEVFDVFKRARKSVIRAHMFMTGSRLLTEQPELLEWPPHPKATVLLTKDAQLAFWEHAEAAYIRLFSFWDRIGQVLDFTFFNIRKFDQNGFNAVMTRIHTNVVKMNKQLEESDSWRRLRTFQTSEKDDGLQFLLQRRNLLVHSLHLHPLKIDEEDVFKSQFNHLHAAHRERLRPRSPEGEVEILTAQLNRTTNLFSDFLNLVQLSPSRTPSLPSKK from the coding sequence GTGGCCAAGGAAGACGGTGTGTCGTTCTCCGAGGAAGACCTAGCTGCTGTACTCGGCAATGCTGTCTCACACGTCGCAAACGAGATGCTCGTTCTCGCGCAGTACGAGAGATTGCAAGAGGGTCTATTCCCCTATCTATGGCCGGCCATTGACAACGGCGAGTTCGATCTACGCATGAATCGTGTGGTGCGACACATGGGTGGACCTCCAGAAGCTCACCTAGTACGCAAAGACGAAATAGCACCGCTTGCTGACAAATATCCAGAATCATCAATGGCCGAAGTATTCGATGTGTTCAAGCGAGCCCGTAAATCTGTAATACGTGCTCATATGTTCATGACTGGCTCAAGGCTCCTAACCGAGCAACCCGAGCTATTGGAATGGCCTCCGCACCCAAAGGCTACTGTGTTGCTCACCAAAGATGCACAATTGGCTTTCTGGGAGCACGCAGAAGCAGCGTACATAAGGCTGTTTTCATTCTGGGATCGAATCGGCCAGGTTTTAGACTTCACATTTTTCAATATCCGTAAATTCGACCAAAACGGCTTCAACGCTGTGATGACTCGCATCCATACAAATGTAGTCAAAATGAACAAGCAGCTTGAGGAGAGTGATAGCTGGCGGCGCCTGCGTACTTTTCAAACCTCGGAAAAGGATGATGGACTGCAATTTCTTCTACAACGTCGCAACCTGCTGGTTCATAGCCTTCACTTGCATCCGCTCAAAATTGACGAAGAAGATGTATTCAAATCGCAGTTCAATCACCTTCACGCAGCACACCGCGAACGACTGCGCCCGCGTAGTCCGGAGGGTGAAGTAGAAATTCTCACAGCTCAGCTCAACAGGACTACAAACCTATTCAGTGACTTTCTCAACTTAGTGCAGCTTTCGCCTTCACGTACCCCATCACTACCCTCAAAAAAGTGA
- a CDS encoding DUF6610 family protein, with amino-acid sequence MEIVKFVAHSKKVISIAQKYGWYPGARYTNLRDVKTFKFGCEGFLDINWKSYDFEMHLAAAAKVTPRITIARDIECIYTLDEIIREAEELHRHSTHVAIVPKDVRLNGRLQELIPKEFMLAYSVPTRYGGTKVSIESFDRPVHLLGVRPDVQRSLGDVMKVFSIDCNRFTLDARYGDYFDGRRFIPHPIGGYEQCLTASIENINQLWMNYSVHPDVTALIGEPV; translated from the coding sequence ATGGAAATTGTGAAATTTGTTGCGCATAGTAAAAAGGTCATATCAATTGCGCAGAAGTACGGCTGGTATCCAGGCGCAAGGTATACGAATTTGAGGGATGTCAAAACCTTTAAGTTCGGATGTGAAGGGTTTTTAGATATCAACTGGAAAAGCTACGATTTTGAAATGCATCTGGCCGCAGCCGCTAAAGTGACACCAAGAATCACTATAGCTCGAGATATAGAGTGTATTTATACTTTAGATGAAATAATTAGGGAGGCGGAGGAGCTGCATCGACATAGTACTCACGTGGCCATTGTGCCGAAAGACGTACGTCTTAACGGTCGGTTGCAGGAGCTGATACCGAAAGAGTTCATGCTGGCATACAGTGTTCCGACTAGATATGGGGGGACTAAGGTCTCAATCGAAAGCTTTGATAGACCTGTGCATCTTCTAGGAGTGCGTCCAGATGTACAACGTTCTTTAGGGGATGTTATGAAGGTGTTTTCGATTGACTGTAATAGGTTTACTCTTGATGCAAGATATGGTGATTATTTTGACGGTAGGCGTTTCATACCGCATCCGATAGGAGGGTACGAGCAATGTCTGACGGCCTCTATTGAAAACATTAACCAATTGTGGATGAATTACTCTGTACACCCAGACGTAACGGCGCTGATTGGAGAGCCAGTATGA
- a CDS encoding DUF3892 domain-containing protein, whose product MADFCITAVRYDTERKHINYVEVREDVPEGFGPKRTVPRAFVADLIRKNKATFATWILIKETGKFKMGADVHVVESVYLSTDSNSTKRDNLANLPEF is encoded by the coding sequence ATGGCCGACTTTTGCATCACCGCGGTTAGATACGACACCGAACGTAAACACATAAACTATGTTGAGGTCAGGGAAGACGTTCCGGAAGGATTCGGGCCCAAACGCACAGTTCCCAGAGCTTTCGTGGCCGACTTAATTCGAAAAAATAAGGCTACCTTTGCTACGTGGATCCTCATTAAAGAAACTGGAAAGTTCAAAATGGGAGCTGACGTGCATGTAGTAGAAAGTGTTTATCTATCCACCGACAGTAACAGTACCAAACGGGATAACCTCGCGAACCTGCCTGAATTCTGA
- a CDS encoding LysE family translocator, producing the protein MFMSASLLSAFALFAFVSSITPGPNNTMLLASGVNFGFRRSIPHALGVSIGFMLLVICVGLGLGEVFKLFPWAYTLLRYVGAAYLLYLAWKIANAGGMADSDDEQGKPMTFLAAAAFQWVNPKAWIMALGAITTYTPAEGYVTNVLVIALLFAVVNLPSVCVWVGCGSGLRSVLREPRWLRAFNWTMAGLLVLSLYPMLVVG; encoded by the coding sequence ATGTTCATGTCCGCCAGTCTCTTGTCTGCCTTTGCTTTGTTCGCCTTCGTGTCTTCGATCACGCCTGGGCCCAACAACACCATGTTGCTGGCCTCCGGGGTGAACTTCGGCTTTCGTCGTTCCATTCCCCATGCGTTGGGGGTCAGCATCGGTTTCATGCTGCTGGTGATTTGTGTGGGGTTGGGCTTGGGTGAGGTGTTCAAGCTGTTTCCATGGGCCTACACGCTGTTGCGCTACGTCGGCGCTGCGTACCTGCTGTACCTGGCGTGGAAGATTGCCAACGCCGGCGGCATGGCCGACAGCGATGACGAGCAGGGCAAGCCAATGACCTTTCTTGCCGCGGCGGCCTTCCAGTGGGTCAATCCCAAGGCGTGGATCATGGCGCTGGGCGCGATCACCACCTACACGCCGGCCGAGGGTTACGTGACCAATGTGCTGGTGATTGCGTTGCTGTTTGCCGTGGTCAACTTGCCGAGTGTATGCGTGTGGGTCGGCTGCGGCAGCGGTTTGCGCAGCGTATTGCGCGAGCCGCGCTGGTTGCGGGCGTTCAATTGGACCATGGCGGGCTTACTGGTGCTGTCGTTGTATCCGATGCTCGTTGTGGGATAA
- a CDS encoding SOS response-associated peptidase family protein, producing MCGRFVQYEGMAIFIEELSPQIELFSGYDAQPIDRYNVAPSTRVQLLHAAEGGLHIDAVKWGWAPFWAKGKRPDPINARVETVTTGRFFTQLWPNGRALVPSEGWYEWVKDPDDPKRKQPYFIRLKSQKPMFFGALAQVHPGLDPHDGDGFVIITAASDQGMVDIHDRKPLVLTPEHAREWIDPNLPPARAEEIAKECCQPADDFEWYTVGKAVGSVKNQGADLLLPVPLMDV from the coding sequence ATGTGCGGACGATTTGTGCAGTACGAGGGGATGGCGATCTTCATTGAAGAGCTGAGCCCCCAAATAGAGCTGTTCAGCGGCTATGACGCTCAGCCAATTGATCGCTACAACGTCGCTCCGTCGACACGGGTTCAGTTGCTGCACGCCGCAGAGGGTGGGCTGCATATCGATGCGGTCAAATGGGGATGGGCGCCGTTCTGGGCCAAGGGCAAACGTCCCGACCCGATCAACGCACGCGTAGAGACGGTCACCACGGGAAGGTTCTTTACGCAACTTTGGCCGAATGGCCGAGCCCTGGTGCCGAGTGAAGGGTGGTATGAGTGGGTCAAAGACCCTGACGATCCGAAGAGAAAGCAGCCCTACTTCATTCGCCTGAAGAGTCAGAAGCCCATGTTTTTTGGCGCGCTTGCTCAAGTTCATCCTGGCCTTGATCCGCACGACGGCGATGGGTTCGTGATCATCACCGCCGCCAGTGATCAGGGCATGGTGGACATCCACGACCGCAAGCCGTTGGTGCTGACACCTGAGCACGCCAGGGAATGGATTGACCCCAACCTTCCCCCAGCCAGGGCCGAGGAAATAGCAAAGGAATGTTGCCAGCCTGCGGATGACTTTGAGTGGTATACCGTGGGCAAAGCAGTGGGAAGCGTGAAAAATCAGGGAGCTGATTTACTGCTTCCGGTGCCACTCATGGATGTTTGA
- a CDS encoding glycoside hydrolase family 19 protein, producing MTITEQQLQRIMPNARRQAGVFVSALNAAMAHRQINTPKRQAAFLAQLGHESGQLQYVRELGGDQYLSKYDTGTLAAKLGNTPTADGDGQRYRGRGLIQVTGHDNYLRCSLALFGDERLLRTPELLEQPQWAAESAAWFWSVNGLNALADQDQFNTITRRINGGLNGLEDRLQLWARARAVLCVSSI from the coding sequence ATGACCATCACTGAACAACAGCTACAACGCATCATGCCAAACGCCCGCCGCCAAGCGGGCGTTTTTGTATCTGCCCTGAACGCGGCAATGGCGCATCGGCAGATCAATACACCGAAACGCCAGGCTGCTTTCCTGGCGCAGCTTGGTCACGAGTCCGGTCAACTGCAGTACGTCCGCGAACTGGGCGGGGATCAATACCTGAGTAAATACGATACCGGCACTCTGGCTGCCAAGCTTGGTAATACCCCAACTGCAGATGGTGATGGTCAGCGGTATCGCGGCCGAGGGTTGATCCAGGTCACCGGGCACGATAACTACCTGCGCTGCAGTCTGGCACTGTTCGGCGATGAGCGATTGTTGCGCACCCCCGAGCTGCTCGAGCAGCCGCAATGGGCGGCAGAGTCGGCGGCGTGGTTCTGGTCTGTAAACGGGCTGAATGCGCTCGCGGATCAGGACCAGTTCAACACCATCACTCGCCGGATCAACGGCGGCCTTAATGGCCTGGAGGATCGGCTGCAGTTGTGGGCCAGGGCGAGGGCGGTGTTATGCGTCTCTTCGATCTGA
- a CDS encoding DNA adenine methylase, with translation MSTPIIPWMGGKRRLADRLIPLFPPHECYVEVFAGGAALYFMRPQAAPVEVLNDINGDLVTLYRVVQNHLEEFVRQFKWALSSRQVFEWQKMTRTETLTDIQRAARFFYLQHHAFAGKVTGQTFGTATTGPAINLLRIEENLSAAWQRLSGTYVENLPWLDCAERYDRPHTFHYMDPPYWQTAGYGVDFPFENYERMAGFMRHCKGKVMVSINDHPDIRQVFQSFHFETVDIRYTTSNQRQGRSEVSGELVIMNWEPAALGGLF, from the coding sequence ATGTCTACACCTATCATCCCTTGGATGGGCGGCAAACGCCGCCTGGCCGACCGTCTCATCCCGCTTTTTCCGCCACACGAATGCTACGTTGAAGTCTTTGCCGGCGGTGCCGCGCTCTACTTCATGCGTCCCCAGGCAGCGCCTGTTGAAGTTCTTAACGATATCAACGGCGACCTGGTGACGTTGTACCGTGTCGTGCAGAACCACCTAGAAGAGTTCGTGCGCCAATTCAAATGGGCGCTCAGTTCCCGCCAGGTGTTCGAATGGCAGAAGATGACCCGCACGGAAACCCTCACTGACATCCAGCGCGCTGCGCGATTCTTTTACCTGCAGCACCATGCCTTCGCCGGCAAAGTGACGGGGCAGACGTTCGGCACTGCAACGACCGGGCCTGCAATCAACTTGCTGCGGATCGAGGAGAACTTGTCTGCAGCGTGGCAGCGTCTGTCGGGCACCTACGTTGAAAACCTGCCTTGGTTGGACTGCGCCGAACGCTACGACCGTCCCCACACCTTCCATTACATGGATCCGCCTTACTGGCAGACGGCCGGTTATGGCGTGGACTTTCCCTTTGAGAATTACGAGCGTATGGCCGGCTTCATGCGGCACTGCAAAGGGAAGGTAATGGTCAGCATCAATGATCACCCGGACATTCGGCAGGTGTTCCAGAGCTTCCATTTTGAAACAGTCGACATTCGATACACCACATCTAACCAACGGCAAGGAAGGAGTGAGGTTAGCGGTGAACTGGTGATCATGAACTGGGAGCCAGCCGCATTGGGAGGGCTGTTCTAA
- a CDS encoding S24 family peptidase, whose protein sequence is MSFTILGPIAEAGAKLPMCSFQVPAGFPSPAADHIELHISLDEVLNIRAPHVYLVAITGESMQGIGIFEGDLAVVDRAIEPAHGHVVVALLNNEPVCKRLCKRGREVILLSENPRYPARYVLEGDELSIWGVITSTVRSHV, encoded by the coding sequence ATGAGCTTCACCATTCTAGGTCCTATCGCTGAGGCAGGCGCGAAGCTGCCTATGTGTTCGTTCCAGGTTCCGGCTGGCTTTCCTTCGCCGGCAGCGGATCACATTGAGCTGCACATCTCATTGGATGAGGTCCTGAATATCCGCGCACCGCATGTGTACCTGGTAGCCATCACTGGGGAAAGCATGCAGGGGATTGGTATCTTCGAAGGCGATCTCGCGGTGGTGGATCGTGCCATTGAACCGGCTCACGGACATGTGGTGGTGGCTCTGCTGAACAATGAGCCCGTCTGCAAGCGCCTATGTAAGCGCGGCCGGGAGGTGATCCTTTTATCAGAGAACCCCAGATACCCGGCGCGTTATGTGCTTGAAGGCGATGAGCTCTCAATCTGGGGTGTGATTACCAGCACAGTGCGCAGCCATGTCTAA